GCGCCTGGACACGAAGACCTGCGGGGCGGCCAGGCCGATGCCGTCGGCGTCGCGCATCGTCTCGATCATGTCGTCGATCAGCCGCTGGGTGGCCGGGTCCAGCAACTCGTCGGGCGTGACCGGTTCGGAGAGCTTGCGCAGGATCGGGTTCCCCAGCTTCGCGATCTGGAGCAGCATTCAGCAGGCATTCTCCTGCCAGGCGGACGTGCCGTCGGCGTAGAACTCGCGCTTCCAGACGGCAACGTCGGCCTTGACCTGGTCGATGCCGAAACGGCACGCCTCGAACGCCTCGGCGCGGTGCGGCGTGGCGACGCCGACGATCACGGCCGTCTCGCCGATGTCCAGGGGGCCTATCCGGTGGACGATGGCGACCCGGGCCACCGGCCACCTGACCCGCATTTCCGCGGCGATGGTGGCGATCTGCCCGAGAGCCATCTCCGGGTAGCTCTCGTACTCGAGGCGCAGCACGGCCCGGCCCTCGTGGTGGTCGCGCACGACTCCCTCGAAGACCAAGACGGCGCCGGCGGTGGGATCGGCCAGGAACCGCTCGACGGCGGCGCGATCGATTGGCTCTGGCTGGATGCCCAGCAGGTCGGGGCTGGCGGCGGCGACGGCCATGGCTGCTACCCTCCGCTCACCGGCGGGATCACCGCCACGTCGTCGCTGGCGTGAACCACGGTGGCAGGAATGGCGAACGCCAGGTTGATCGCGATGCG
This DNA window, taken from Candidatus Tanganyikabacteria bacterium, encodes the following:
- a CDS encoding molybdenum cofactor biosynthesis protein MoaE: MAVAAASPDLLGIQPEPIDRAAVERFLADPTAGAVLVFEGVVRDHHEGRAVLRLEYESYPEMALGQIATIAAEMRVRWPVARVAIVHRIGPLDIGETAVIVGVATPHRAEAFEACRFGIDQVKADVAVWKREFYADGTSAWQENAC